A genomic window from Flavobacterium johnsoniae includes:
- the acs gene encoding acetate--CoA ligase has protein sequence MSYYKIENLEQYFKHYNKSIREPRKFWGKIAEENFTWYQQWEKVVDFNMAEAEVKWFTEAKVNITKNCIDRHLSKRGDKTAIIFEPNDPSEEALHITYNELYERVSKMANVLREQGVRKGDRVCIYLPMIPELAVSVLACARIGAIHSVIFAGFSASAVSARINDCECKMVITSDGGYRGNKTIDLKGIVDEALETCPSVTKVLVAKRTNTDIKMKEGRDQWLQPLLDAALDNSVAEIMDAEDPLFILYTSGSTGKPKGMVHTTAGYMVYTAYTFKNVFSYEENDIFWCTADIGWITGHSYILYGPLLNGATTVIFEGVPSYPDFSRFWDIIEKHKITQFYTAPTAIRSLAKESLDYIQKYPLKSLKVIGSVGEPINEEAWHWFNDHVGDKRCPVVDTWWQTETGGIMISPIAFVTPTKPTYATLPLPGIQPVLMDEKRNEIEGNQVVGSLCIKFPWPGIARTIWGNHDRYKETYFSAFPGKYFTGDGALRDEVGYYRITGRVDDVVIVSGHNLGTAPIEDAINEHPAVAESAIVGFPHDIKGNALYGYVILKETGEVRNKENLSKEINQYIADHIGPIAKLDKIQFVSGLPKTRSGKIMRRILRKIAEGDFSNFGDTSTLLNPEVVEQIIKERIS, from the coding sequence ATGAGCTATTACAAAATTGAAAATTTAGAACAATATTTCAAACATTACAATAAGTCAATAAGAGAGCCAAGAAAATTTTGGGGAAAAATAGCTGAGGAAAATTTCACATGGTACCAACAATGGGAAAAAGTAGTTGATTTTAATATGGCTGAAGCTGAAGTAAAATGGTTTACAGAAGCTAAAGTAAACATTACCAAAAATTGCATCGACAGACATTTAAGCAAAAGAGGAGATAAAACGGCAATTATTTTTGAACCAAACGATCCTTCTGAAGAAGCTTTACATATAACGTATAACGAATTATACGAAAGAGTATCAAAAATGGCAAACGTTCTTCGTGAGCAAGGAGTTCGCAAAGGAGATAGAGTTTGTATTTATTTACCAATGATTCCTGAATTAGCAGTTTCTGTTTTAGCTTGTGCTAGAATTGGCGCTATACATTCTGTTATTTTTGCTGGGTTTTCTGCATCAGCGGTTTCAGCTAGAATTAATGACTGCGAATGTAAAATGGTAATCACTTCTGATGGAGGTTACAGAGGAAACAAAACAATTGACTTAAAAGGAATTGTTGATGAAGCTCTAGAAACTTGTCCGTCGGTAACAAAAGTTTTAGTTGCAAAAAGAACTAATACTGATATAAAAATGAAAGAAGGTCGTGACCAATGGTTACAACCACTTTTGGACGCTGCTTTAGATAATAGCGTAGCTGAAATTATGGATGCCGAAGATCCTTTGTTTATTCTATATACTTCAGGATCAACAGGAAAACCAAAAGGTATGGTTCATACTACTGCTGGTTACATGGTTTATACAGCATACACTTTTAAAAATGTTTTCAGTTACGAAGAAAATGATATTTTCTGGTGTACTGCAGATATCGGATGGATTACTGGTCACTCATATATATTATACGGACCATTATTAAATGGAGCTACAACTGTAATTTTTGAGGGAGTTCCTTCTTATCCAGATTTTAGCCGTTTTTGGGATATTATCGAAAAACATAAAATTACACAATTCTACACTGCACCAACTGCAATCCGTTCGTTAGCAAAAGAAAGTTTAGATTATATTCAAAAATATCCTCTAAAATCTCTTAAAGTTATTGGATCTGTTGGAGAGCCAATTAACGAAGAGGCTTGGCACTGGTTTAATGACCACGTTGGAGATAAAAGATGTCCGGTTGTAGATACTTGGTGGCAAACTGAAACTGGTGGAATTATGATTTCGCCAATTGCATTTGTAACACCAACAAAACCAACTTACGCAACTTTGCCATTGCCAGGAATTCAGCCAGTTTTAATGGATGAAAAGCGTAATGAAATTGAAGGGAACCAAGTAGTAGGAAGTTTATGTATTAAATTCCCTTGGCCTGGAATCGCTAGAACAATCTGGGGTAATCACGATCGTTATAAAGAAACTTATTTCTCTGCTTTCCCTGGAAAATATTTTACAGGTGACGGAGCGTTAAGAGATGAAGTTGGATATTACAGAATCACAGGTAGAGTGGATGATGTTGTGATTGTTTCTGGACATAATTTAGGAACTGCTCCAATTGAAGACGCAATTAACGAACACCCAGCTGTAGCAGAATCAGCTATTGTTGGATTCCCACATGACATTAAAGGAAATGCTCTTTATGGTTACGTAATTCTGAAAGAAACTGGAGAAGTTAGAAATAAAGAAAATTTATCTAAAGAGATTAATCAATATATTGCAGATCATATTGGACCAATCGCGAAATTAGATAAAATCCAATTCGTTTCTGGTTTACCGAAAACACGTTCAGGAAAAATTATGCGTAGAATTTTACGTAAAATTGCAGAAGGAGATTTTTCTAACTTTGGAGATACTTCAACTTTATTGAATCCAGAAGTTGTAGAGCAAATTATAAAAGAAAGAATTTCTTAA
- a CDS encoding 3'-5' exonuclease — MLDWLKNINKDYPEFWKDYLTKFETKPNKFVVLSTETSGLNPDKDVILSLGAFSVIDDSIVIKENFETVLLQYKYLQDNGLSNEFIIESKMMKMPEPDALEALVNFIGNSILVGHHINFDVEMLNAALERLDCGRLKNEALDVDMMYRKLTDINDKQFSLDDLCEIYKIPKSDRNSSSEDAYRIGLLFLKLKSRLGIKTT, encoded by the coding sequence ATGCTAGACTGGTTAAAAAACATTAACAAAGACTATCCAGAATTCTGGAAAGACTATTTAACTAAATTCGAGACTAAACCTAATAAGTTTGTTGTTTTATCAACAGAAACTTCTGGGCTTAATCCAGATAAAGATGTTATTTTGTCTCTTGGAGCATTTTCTGTAATAGATGACAGCATTGTTATCAAAGAAAATTTTGAAACAGTTTTGTTGCAGTATAAATATTTACAAGACAACGGACTTTCAAACGAATTTATCATTGAAAGTAAAATGATGAAAATGCCTGAACCTGATGCACTTGAAGCATTGGTTAATTTTATTGGCAATTCCATTTTGGTTGGACATCATATTAATTTTGATGTTGAAATGCTAAATGCAGCTTTAGAGCGTTTGGATTGCGGCCGTTTGAAAAATGAGGCTTTAGATGTAGATATGATGTATAGAAAGCTGACAGATATAAATGACAAACAATTTTCTTTAGACGATTTATGCGAAATTTATAAAATTCCAAAAAGTGATCGAAATTCATCTTCTGAAGATGCTTACAGAATCGGACTATTATTTCTTAAATTAAAATCTCGATTGGGAATAAAAACTACATAA